A genomic region of Aureimonas populi contains the following coding sequences:
- a CDS encoding ImmA/IrrE family metallo-endopeptidase has protein sequence MSLPTTPQGWAIRLTQLISAVHQAHGLPRFPIDVAMIAKEFSRQVFPDAPITKVEGIALSRGVEGMLMPHPNGSGEWGIVYNDTIRSPGRRNFTLAHELGHYLLHRHAHPRGLQCTSRNMADWSAERGAIEAEANTFASYLLMPLDDFRAQIRGRDVDIDTMTELADRYAVSLTAAILKWLTITDKRAMIVVSKEGFIDWAWSSGPLIRSRIYYAARQTVIELPAGSLAAREVDADTGRHGVLHVPGVWLGAEPVREMTVFSPSNEMAISLLLYPDHAPSRWEMAGLEEEATPDTYDRFMGGSAD, from the coding sequence TTGAGCCTCCCGACGACCCCGCAAGGCTGGGCGATCCGCCTCACGCAGCTGATCTCGGCCGTTCACCAGGCCCATGGCCTGCCGCGCTTCCCGATCGACGTGGCAATGATCGCCAAGGAATTTTCGCGGCAGGTTTTCCCCGATGCGCCGATCACCAAGGTGGAGGGGATCGCGCTGTCTAGGGGCGTCGAAGGCATGCTGATGCCTCATCCGAACGGTTCGGGCGAATGGGGAATCGTCTACAACGACACGATCAGGTCGCCCGGTCGGCGGAATTTCACGCTGGCCCATGAGCTTGGCCACTATCTGCTGCACCGCCACGCTCATCCTCGCGGACTTCAGTGCACGAGCCGCAACATGGCCGACTGGAGCGCCGAGCGCGGCGCCATCGAGGCGGAGGCCAACACTTTCGCGTCCTATCTTTTGATGCCGCTCGACGATTTCCGCGCACAGATCAGGGGGCGGGACGTCGACATCGACACCATGACCGAGCTTGCCGATCGATATGCGGTGTCGCTCACTGCTGCGATTCTCAAATGGCTGACCATCACCGACAAGCGAGCCATGATCGTCGTCAGCAAGGAGGGCTTCATCGACTGGGCGTGGTCCAGTGGTCCGCTCATCCGGTCTCGGATCTATTACGCTGCCCGCCAGACCGTGATTGAATTGCCGGCCGGGTCGCTGGCGGCGCGGGAAGTCGATGCGGATACCGGGCGGCACGGCGTTCTGCACGTGCCGGGCGTATGGCTCGGTGCCGAGCCGGTCCGGGAGATGACAGTGTTTTCTCCGAGTAACGAGATGGCGATCTCTCTGCTGCTCTATCCCGACCATGCACCATCGAGATGGGAAATGGCCGGTCTCGAGGAGGAGGCAACGCCCGATACATACGACAGGTTCATGGGCGGGAGCGCCGACTGA
- a CDS encoding helix-turn-helix domain-containing protein gives MTTSLGAKIKRHRQEKGYSLDKLADLTDSSKSYIWELENRETRKPSAEKLTRIAQALSVTTDYLLDDSAEPGDEVLKEAFFRRFSKLTTEDQEKINQMIDLWGKKD, from the coding sequence ATGACCACGTCCCTCGGCGCCAAGATCAAGCGCCATCGGCAGGAAAAGGGCTACTCCCTCGACAAGCTCGCCGACCTGACGGACTCCAGCAAGAGCTACATCTGGGAGCTCGAAAACCGCGAGACACGAAAACCATCGGCCGAAAAGCTGACCCGCATCGCGCAGGCCCTGTCCGTCACCACCGACTATCTCCTCGATGACAGCGCCGAACCGGGTGACGAAGTGCTGAAGGAAGCCTTCTTCCGCCGGTTCAGCAAGCTGACCACCGAGGATCAGGAGAAGATCAATCAGATGATCGATCTCTGGGGGAAGAAGGATTGA
- a CDS encoding helix-turn-helix transcriptional regulator: MALRHLSQIELAARWNISHRTLERWRWTGEGPKFIKLGGRVIYRLEDIEAFEAEQVRGSEAEPQRPMSA; encoded by the coding sequence ATGGCGCTCAGGCACCTGTCGCAGATCGAGCTGGCAGCTCGCTGGAACATTTCCCACCGCACGCTGGAGCGTTGGCGGTGGACGGGCGAAGGCCCGAAATTCATCAAACTCGGTGGACGGGTCATCTACCGCCTCGAAGACATCGAGGCCTTCGAGGCCGAACAGGTCCGCGGGTCGGAAGCCGAACCCCAGCGCCCGATGTCGGCGTGA